TCTGGTCGGCTCGCAACGTGGACCGGATCGAAAAGCTCGAGGCTGCCGGCAGGATGACTGCGGCGGGCCGTGCCGCCGCCGAAGCCGCCAAGGCGGACGGCCGCTGGGAGGCTGCATATTCCGGACAGGCATCCGCGGAACTGCCGGAGGACCTGGCAGCAGCCATCGCGGCCGAACCGCGGGCGCAGGCCATGTTCGACGTGCTGACGTCAGTGAACCGCTACGCCCTGATCTACCGCACCAATTCCGTCAAGCAGGCCGCCACCCGGGAGCGCAAAATCAAGGGGTTCGTGGAAATGCTGGCCCGCGGCGAAACGCCGTACCCGCAGAAGAAGCGGCCAACCGGGGACCAATAGCGGGCAAGGCCCCAGGCTCACTCGCCGGAGGGGTCCAGCGGGAAGGCCACGGCCTCGCCCACCACGCGCAGGCAGAGCTCCATGCCCGGCCGCGCAATGGAGGCGTTCCAGTGCCGGATGGTGATCACTTCGCCGCCGCCCGGAAAACGGTGGTCCGGGGTGGCGCCTGCTGCCAGTTCCGGCGGAACGGCCAGTTTAAGGCGCACCGTGGTCTCGGGGCCGAAGTAGTCCGTATCCACCACCACACCTCGGATGGGGCCGTCCTCGGCGATGCGGATCTGCTCGGGACGCAGCATGAGCTGTACGCGGCCCTGGGCCGGCGGCCTGCGCACCGGAATGCCGCCCAGCGAACAGGTGGCCAGCGAGCCCTCCATCCAGGCGTCCAGGATGACGGCGTCGCCCAGGAATTCCGCGGTGGCGCGGTCGGCCGGGCGAGTGTAGACCACGAACGGGTTGCCGATCTGGGCCAGCCTGCCGCCGCGCATCACGGCCACCTGGTCCGCGAAGGAGAGGGCCTCGGCCTGGTCGTGCGTGACCAGGATGGTGGTCACGCCGGCTTCGTTGAGGACCTTGGCCACCGCGCGGCGGGTGGCCACGCGCAGGCCTGCATCCAGCGCTGAGAACGGCTCGTCCAGCAGCATGAGCTCCGGCTCGCGGGCCAGGGCGCGGGCCAGCGCCACGCGCTGCTGCTGCCCGCCGGAGAGCTGGTGCGGCCGGCGCTTGGCCATCGACGGATCGAGGGACACCATTTCCAGGAGTCCGTTGACCCGGGCGGCAACCTCCCGCCTCCCGCCGGACAACTTGCCGGCACTGAGGCCGAAAGAGATGTTCTGGCCCACGGTGAGGTGGGGGAAGAGGGCGCCATCCTGCGCCACGTATCCCACCTGGCGTTTGTGCGCCGGCACCCACGAACCGTCACCTGCCACCCTGGTGCCGTTGAGGGAGATGCTGCCGGTGTCGGGATGCTCGAAGCCGGCAATCAGGCGCAGCAAGGTGGTCTTGCCGGAGCCCGACGGGCCCACGATCGCCGTGGTTCCGCCCTTGGCCACGGACAGGTTGACGCCCTTGAGGACCGCCTGCGAACCGAAGTTCTTGGTGACCGCCTCGATCTCCAGGTGGCTGTTGGTGCTGGGCGCCACGGACGGTGCTATCCGTGGTTCCGGAAGCCTGGAGGGACATCACGCGAAGTGTAGGAATCGGTCACTGTCCGGCCACTTTCTTGGACTGCTGGAAGAGAAGGTAGGTCATGGGGGCTGAGATCAGGATCATCAGGAGTGCATAGGGTGCGGCGCCGGCGTAGTCGATCTCGCTGCTCTTGCTCCAGAACTCGGTGGCCAAAGTGCGCGTGCCGTTAGGTGAGAGCAGCAGCGTTGCCGTGAGTTCGTTGACGATGGCGAGGAATACCAGGGCAGCCCCGCCCGCCGCTGCCGGAGCGCTGAGGCGCAGCGTCACCCGGATGAAGGCCAGCAGCGGCGGCTTCCCCAGCGCCTGCGCGGCTTCGTCGAGTTCCTTGGGTGCCTGCGCCAGTCCGGCGCGGAGATTGACCAGCGCCCGGGGCAGGAACAGCAGCACGTAGGCGGCGATGAGCAGCACGGTTGTCTGGTAGAAGCCCGGGGCCACCCTGATGCTCACGGTAACGAAGGCCAGGCCCACCACAATGCCCGGCATGGAACTGGTGACGTAGTTGGACAGTTCCAGGGCCTTGCTGAACCAGCTGGGGTGCCGGACGGCAAGGTACGCCATGGGGAAAGCGACGACGGTGGTGGCCAGGGCACCGGTCAGGCCGTAGCCGAGGGTCTGCAGCAGCGCGGGAAGGAATTCGTCCGTAGACCAGATTTCGGCGCCGCCGGCGAAGACCCAGCGGAGCACGAACGTCAGCGGAAGGCCGAAGGCCAGAGCCGTGAGTCCAGCCAGGAAGAGCTGGGCCGGAACCTGATAGGCATGCAGGGGCAGGCGAAGCGCCCTGGCCTGTGCACCGGATCCAACCCGGGCGTAGCGGGCGGTGCCCCTGCCGCGCACCTCAACCACCAGCAGGATCAGGCAGAAGAACACTAGCACGCTGGCCAGCATGTTCCCGGCTGTGCCGTTGAACGTGGACTGGTACTGCACCATGATCGCGGTGGTGAAGGTGTCGAAGCGGATCATCGCGAACGCGCCGTATTCGGCCAGCAGGTGCAGCGAGACCAGGAGCGCCCCGCCGGTCATGGCGATGCGGAGCTGGGGGAGGACCACGCGGAAGAAGGTGCGCCAGGCACCCAGGCCCAGCGACGCCGCGGACTGCTCGATAGCGGGGTCAAGCCGGCTGAGGGTGGCGGCGGCCGGGATGTACACCAGCGGAAAGTAGGACAGCGTGGCGATCAGGACGCCGGACCACAGGCCGCCCATCGAGGGCACCGCGGAGACCCAGGCATAGCTGTTGACGAATGCGGGGATGGCCAGCGGGGCTGCCAATAAAACGGCCCACCACGTGTGCCCGCGCAGCCCCGTCCGTTCCACCAGCCACGCGCCACCCACGCCCAGGACCACGCACAGCGGCACGGTGACCGCCATCAGCAGCAGCGTGTTGAGGAGCAGCTCGCCAACCCGCTCGCGGAAGATGAGTCCGACGGCGGTCTCCCACCCAGTGGCGGCCGTCATCACGATGACGTAGCCCAGCGGGATCAGGGAAAACAGGGCAATGAGAACCGCAATGATGGCTACTGCGGAAACGCCGAAAGGCGGGCGGGGGCGCTTGCCCCGGCCCGCCGTCGTCGTGCTTCCGGAGGTTTCCGGCGCCGCTAGGTCGATTGGCACAGTGTTTCCATTTGGCACTGAGTTACAGGAGTCCTGCCTTGGTCATCAGCTCGGAGACTTTCTGGGAATTCAGCTTGGCCGGATCCACGGTGGGGGCCTGCAGTTCCTTGATGGGGACGAGCTTGTCGTTGGACGGGACGTCGGAAGCGACCGCGTATTCGAAGGAGGTGCCCTTCTGGAGGACTTCCTGGCCCTTCTTGCCGGTTATGAACTTCAGGAACGCCTGGGCAGCCGCCGCGTTCTTGGAGGACTTCAGCACGCCGCCGCCCGAGACGGACACGAACGCGCCCGGATCCTGGTTCTTGAAGTAGTACGGCGTGACGTTCTTGGAGTTCTCGCCGGTCTTGGCCTGGTCGCCGTAGTAGTAGTAGTGGTAGATGAGGGCGGCGTCCACTTCGCCTGCGTTCACGGCCTTCATGGCCGTACTGTTGCCCTTGTAGGCCTTGAAGTTCTCCTTCATGCCCTTGAGCCATTCCTCGGCAGCGGCTTCGCCCTTGAGCTCCAGCAGTGCGGAAACGATCGCCTGGAAGTCTGCACCGGACGGTGAAGCGGCCCACTTGCCCTTCCACTCGGGCTTGGCCAGGTCCAGCATCGACTTGGGCAGCTTGTCTTCGCTCAGCTTGGCCTTGTCGTAGACCAGGACAGTGGAGCGGGCGGCAATGCCGGTCCACTTGCCGGTGGAGGGACGGAACTCGGTGGGCACCTGGTCAATGGTGGCCTTGTCCACGTCCGCGAACAGTCCGGCGTTTTCAACCTGCGCCATTGCGGGTGAGTTTTCCGTCAGGAACACGTCGGCGGGGGAGGCTGCGCCTTCCTGGACAATCTGGTTGGACATCTCGGTGTCGTCGCCCTGGCGGACGGTTACCTTGACTCCGGTTTCTGCAGTGAAAGCGTCAATCCATTCCTTGGTGAGGCTTTCGTGCTGGGCGTTGTAGACCGTGATCTCGCCGGAAGCCTTGCCGTCAGCCGCGGCGGTGCTCGCAGCGGGGGTGGAGCTTCCGGAGCCGCAGGCGGCCAGGCCGAGGGCTGCGGTTGCGGCGAGTGCGATTCCAGCCAGCGCGTTGGTGCGGATCTTCATTGAGGGCTTCTTTCTGGAAAAAAGTCTGGTGGACCGGAGTCCGCGTGAGGGGAAGTTAGGGCATGCTCACTGCCAAAAACTGTAGGTTAGCCAAACCTAAGGGACCAAGCCGAAACGGGCTTAAGTGAGTAGGATCACATCAATTACGGAACTTTTACGTGACTTAATTAGCGGGGTTCGGCTGGAGGGCGGGGCCGCTAACCACTGCAGCGGCCTCCAGCACCATCCAGGCCTGCAGCTGGGTGGACAGTTCGACGGTGGCACCCGGCGGATATGTGCCGTCCGCCGGCGTCTCCGGGAACACGGAAAACACCAGTTGCGCCCCCTGGTGCGCCCCTTTGCGTTCCAGGGACTCGCCGGCTCGCACCGGACGGCGGCCGTCCCAGAAGGCCTGTGCTGTTTCGATGACGAGGGCTGCTGCTGTGGCCCGGGTCGGCCCGGGCAGCCGTTGGTCGTTGGCCGCCAGCGCAAGGTACCGCGCCAGGATTCCGGTGAACAGCCCGCCGTCGCCTGTTCCGTCGCAGCGGAGCACCGCGGCGGTTCGCCCGGCCGCCTGAACAGCCGGCCTGGTGAGGTGGCGTGCCACGGCATCCACCAGGGCGGCAGCCCGCTCCAGATTTGCCGGGCCGCCGAGTTCCAGCAGTGCGCCCAGTACCGGCCCCTGGTTGTAGGTGTAGATGGCGGCTTCCAGGAGCACCCCGCCGTCGCTGTTGATCCGCAGGCCGTCCTGGTACATGCCCTGGGCGGGGTCGAAGAGCTTGGCGTGGAGCCAGTCCACCAGCATCTGTGCCCTGGCCGAATTCCCGGTGCGGGCATAGTAGAGCGCCACCGGGGCTGTGGCCGGGGTGTTCTTGAAGTTGCGCTTCTTGCTCCAGAAGGTGCCGCCGCCCAGATCGTCGGTGGATGCAGAATCGAACTGGAGCGTCAGGCTCCGCCGGACCCGGGCGTTGCGGCGGCGTCCCCGCATGCGCGTCTCGTCGGCGAGCTTCTCGAGCCGCAGCGTGGAGAGGGCGAGCCAGGCCATGTCGTCGTAATAGTTGTTGACGAAGGTCAGGAAATTACGCAGCCGGATGCCTGTGACGAGCTGCGAGGCCAGCCGTCCGGCGCTGGGCCGGTTGCCGTCGTCGAACCTTGCTCCCCGCGCCAGCTCGCGGCGGCCGGCGTCCACCAGGCAGTCCACGTAGTGGGCCTGCCACCAGTAGTGCCACGGACGGGCCAGGTTCTTCAGCCGGCTGGATGGGCGTTCGATCGCCGCGATGTGCGTTCCGGGGAGGAAAAACAGTCGCTGCCCGAACATCCTGGTCACCGAGCGGGCGGCTTCGTCGGCGCGGGCGGACCAGTCCGCAGGGGCGGAAGCGGCGTTTGGGGCGGTCATGATGCCAGCCTAGCTTTGCTGCTGCGGGGTGCACGCCTGAATTCCTGGTTCCGAAGGTGCGGTTTGGCGGCATTCCAGTTAACATGCATTAACTAGCGATATGCGGGTTCGGTTCACATCAAGGAGGATGGATGGACATCAAGGGCACTGTTGCGCTCATTACGGGCGGGGCCTCCGGGCTGGGTGCCGCCACCGCCAAACGGCTGTCCGATGCCGGCGCGTCCGTGGTCCTGGTGGACCTGCCGTCGTCGCAGGGGGAGTCCTACGCGGCGGAGTTGAATGAGGCGGTCTTGAACGCGCGGGGCGCTGCGCTGAACGTGCCGGGCGCCGCGGGCGCTGTCTTCGTCCCTGCCGACGTGACCAGCGAGGAACAGGTCCAGGCCGCCGTTGACGCCGCCGTGGCCCTCGGCCCGCTGCGCATCGTGGTCAACTGCGCCGGGATCGCCACCCCCGGGAAGGTCCTGGGCCGGGACGGGGTGCTGCCGCTGGACGCCTTCAACCGCGTCATCCAGATCAACCTCGTGGGCACCTTCAACGTGATCCGCCTCGCCGCCGCCGCCATGGCCGCCACGGAGCCGGCCCTGACCGAACTCGGTGGACCGGAGCGCGGCGTCATCATCAACACCGCATCCGTGGCCGCGTTCGACGGTCAGATCGGCCAGCCTGCCTACGCCGCGTCCAAGGGTGCCGTGGCCGCCATGACCCTGCCGATCGCCCGCGAACTGGCCCGGTCACTGATCCGCGTGGTCACAATCGCGCCGGGCATCTTCGAGACCCCCATGATGGCCGGGTTGCCCCAGGAAGCCCAGGATTCGCTGGGCAGCCAGGTCCCGCACCCGTCCCGCCTGGGCCGGCCGGCCGAATACGCCAACCTGGCGGCGCACATCGTGGAAAACGCCATGCTCAACGGCGAAACCATCCGCCTCGACGGGGCTATCCGGATGGGGCCGAAGTGACGTCCGGTCAGCCGGCCCCCGCCGCGGACGCTGTGGATGCACTGCCCACGGCCGATTTCTTCGGGTTCGAATCGCTGCTCAGCCAACAGGAACAGCGGAAGCTCGGGGAGCTGCGGGAGTTCCTGGCTGCCGAAATCGCGCCGTACGCCACGGAGTGGTGGAACAACGCCGAATTTCCCGCCCACATCCTGCCCAAGCTGGCTGCCCTGGAACTCAGCGCCCCGGCCCAGCGCGGTTACAGCCACCTGTTCGCAGGCCTGGTCATTGCCGAAATGACGCGGGTGGACACCTCCATCGCCACGTTCTTCCTGGTCCACCACGACCTCTTCGTCGAGTCGCTCTACGGGTTCGGCTCCGAGGAGCAAAAGACCCGCCTGCTCGACGACGCCGCGAACCTCCGCACCACCGGCGCCTTCGCGCTGACCGAACCCGAGCATGGCTCCGACGTTGCCGGGGGCATGGAAACGCGGGCCCGCCGGGTTTCGGGAGCTGCCGGCGACTACTGGGTCCTTAACGGTGCCAAGCGCTGGATCGGCAACGGGACGTTCTGCGACTACATGCTCGTGTGGGCGCGGGACGAAGCCGACGGTGCCATCCGGGGCTTCATCGTGGACGCTGCCCTTCCGGGTGTTAAGCGGAGCCGGATCGAACACAAGATCGCCCTCCGCACGGTGCAGAACGCGGACATAGTCTTCCGGGATGTGCGGGTGGCAGAGGCGGACCGTTTTGCCGGCATCGGCAGCTTCGAGGACACCAACGAACTGCTCCGCGGCTCCCGGATCATGGTGGCATGGCAGGCCGTAGGCCAGCAACTGGCGGCATTCGACGTCGCCCGGCAGCACGCCGTCGAACGCCAGCAGTTCGGCCGTCCGCTGGCCAAATTCCAGCTGATCCAGCAGCAGCTGGTCACCATGCTGGGCAACGCCGTGGCAAGCATGGGGATGATGGTCCGGATAGCCCAGCTGCAGCAGGACGGTTCGGCGGACATGGCGCAGGTGGCGCTCGCGAAGTCGTACACGAGTGCCCGCATGCGCGAAACCGTGGCCATGGGGCGGTCCCTGCTGGGCGGCAACGGGATCGTCACGGACTACCGGATGGCCAAGATCTTCGCCGACGCCGAGGCCATCTACACCTATGAGGGGTCCTTCGAGATCAACACGCTGATCGTGGGCCGTGCCGTCACCGGGGTGTCCGCGATCGTCTGAGTGGCTTCCGTCCGCAGCCCGGCCCCGGCACGAACTGGCAGCTAATGACGCCAAAACGGGAATCTGAGGGGATTAGCTGCCTGTTCGCGCTTAGGGGCGGGCGCTTAGTCGGCGAGCCCAGGCTGCCTTTCTCCCGCCTCGATCCGGTAATCCAGGCTGTTGTTCCTCACCGGCATGGGGCAGGTGCCGTAGGGGGTGAAGGCGCTCGGGTAGTTGATGGCACGGTTGAAGTCCAGCACCACCGACGCCTTACCGGATGAGTCCACCCGGGGCCGCGCCATGGACACTTTGCGCCATTCGTCCGTGGAGTCGCCGTTGGTCTCATCGTGGAACGTGACCGTGAGGGCGCCCAGCTTCTCCTCCTCGGCCTGCAAGTGGCATTCATGGTCCTTGCCGGGCAGCCGGAACACGAGCTCTCCCACGGAGCGGTGCACGCCGTCCACCAGGGGATTCGCGGTGCCGATAGGGACGTCCACCGGCGCCGGGTACGGGCGGAACTCGGCCTCGATCACCAGGTCCGGGCGGTACGCAAAGGTGGGCACGCCGTCGAACTCGGTGAACACCGGCGACCGCGAATCCCTGGTCCGGATGGCGTATTTGCCTGCCCGCATGGCCAGTTCCACCAGCACCTGCTTCCCGTCGCCGCCGCCGAACTGGACCCACATCAGCGACTCCTCGTCCGCAAGCGCGGCCGAAATGGTGCCGTCCACCGGCTCGCCGGTTTCCGCCAGCGTGAGCCCGTCCGCCGCCCCGGCGGTGAGGAACGCCGTCGTGCCGTCCGTTGACCAGCGCCCCGGGACGAGGTCGACGGCGGCGGGCTGGCTTTCCAGCCACTGGAACGACGTGAGCGTCAGCCAGCCATACTCGCTGGCCAGCGCCTTGTTGCGGTTGGCGCGGAAGCGGTTCCAGCGGTCCAGTTGGGCGTCAGGGGCAGTGTTCATGGTTCCTCCAGGCGGTGGCTTACGGCCCACGGTACAACCGCATGGGTGCCTGCAGCATTCCGCCCAGTTCCCGATCGCGTCCGCGTACTCCGGTTCCATTGCCGCCCGTCAGCCCAGCTGGTAGCGTCAAAAACACGTTCCAGGCGAACGCTCGAGACGGAGTTGTCTACCCGACGGACTACGGATGTGAACGCCATGAAAATAGCTGTCCTTGGCACCGGATTTGCCGGCCGCACTGTTGCAGCGGGGTTGGCGAAACTCGGGCACGAAGTGGTGATCGGTACCCGCGACCCGCACGCCACGCTGGCGCGAACGGAACCCGGCGCCATGGGAACTCCGCCGTTTGCCCAATGGCGCGCCCAGCACGTCGACGTGGCGCTCGCCGCCTATCCCGAAGCCGCGTCCGCCGCGGAAATCATCGTCAACCTCACTAACGGACAGGGCTCCATCGATGCCCTGACTGCAGCGGGCGCGGAAAACCTCGCCGGCAAGATCCTTATAGACATCGCGAACCCGTTGGACCTTTCACAGGGTTTCCCGCCGTCGCTGAAGCCGGTCAACACGGACAGCCTGGGCGAGCAAATCCAGCGGGCCTTCCCGGAAGCCAGGGTCGTCAAGACGCTCAACAACATGCAGTCCGGCCTGATAGCTGATCCGGGGCGGGTGGCGGGAGGAGAACACTCTGTCTTCGTTTCGGGGAACGACGCTGCCGCCAAGAGCGCAGTGACCTCCCTGCTGCAAAGCCTTGGCCACCGGGACGTCATTGACCTGGGCGACATCACTACAGCCCGGGGACCGGAAATGATGATGCCCGTCTGGCTGCGGATCTTTACCGCCCTGGGCACGCCCGACTTCAATTTCAAGATTGTCCGCTGAGGTGGCGCTATGGTCCTGGACGTAGCGCTCACCGTTCTGGCCTGTCTTGCGCTCATTGCCGGGTTCACCCTTGCCGGGATGTCCGTGCTGAAGCGCGGGGGACTCCCGGGGGCAACCGGCACGCTGGGGAGTGTGCTCGGCATGATTGACCCCGCAACCGGGGCGCCGACGCGTGAAGAATCTGCTGCGGCCCGGGAAGAGCTGAAGCAGCGGCGGCATGAGGCGGCCCAGTCCGGGAAAGGGCCGGACCATAACGAGCCGTACTCCGGTAAGATCACCATCCGGGTGGCCGGCCACGTGGCTGCAGCGCCCGGAAAGCCCGGTGGGACTCCCGGATTTCCGGCCGGGGCGCCTACTGAACCAGGGCCCTCCGCGGACGTCAAGGCTGCGGACACTATCTGAGACAAATTCCCACGCTGCAACGCGTCCGGGTAACATCCAATAGGAACAAGTAACCCGGCTCACAGTATCCAGCGCAGTGTACGAGCCAAGTCCGAACCCTCGAAAGATAGTTTCCATGGCTGACACTGCAATAAATCCAGGCACCCATCTCGCAGGGGCCAACCTCTCCAGCGCCGATCTCGCCGCCGAACTCCGGGCGGACGTCCGGCGGGTTTCGACACTGCTCGGCGAATCGCTGGTCCGCCAGCACGGCCCCGAGCTCCTTGACCTCGTGGAGCAGGTCCGCCTCCTCACCAAGGAATCCAAGGAAGCCGCCCGCGGCGGGGCGGATGCCACCGGCCCCTGGAGCTCGCACGACGTCGTTGCCCAGGTCCGCGAACTGCTCGGCTCCCTGCCTCTTGACCAGGCCACCGACCTGGTCCGTGCCTTTGCGTTCTACTTCCATCTGGCCAACGCCGCCGAGCAGGTCCACCGGGTCCGCGGACTGCGGACCCGCCAGGAAAAGGACGGCTGGCTGGCCAAGGCAGTGGAGGAGATTTCCGGCCAGGCCGGGCCGGCAGTTCTCCAGCAAGTGGTCAACGAACTCGATGTCCGGCCCATTTTTACCGCGCACCCCACGGAGGCCTCCCGACGCTCGGTGCTGGACAAGATCCGCCGGCTGTCTGATGTGCTGGCAGTCTCCACCGAGGAAGGCACCTCGGCCCGCCGCCGCCAGGACCGCCAGCTCGCCGAGGTGATCGACCAGATGTGGCAGACCGACGAGCTCCGCCAGGTCCGCCCCACCCCGGTGGACGAGGCCCGCAACGCCATCTACTACCTGAACAGCATCCTCACCGACGCCATGCCCGAAATGCTGTCGGACCTGTCCGAACTGCTGGGCGAACACGGCGTCACGCTGCCGTCGCAGAAGGCCCCCATCCGCTTCGGTTCCTGGATCGGCGGCGACCGCGACGGCAACCCGAACGTCACTGCAGCCGTCACCCGCGAAATCCTGCAGATCCAGAACCAGCACGCCGTCCGGATCAGCATCGCGATGATCGACGAACTCATCTCCATCCTCTCCAACTCCACGGCGCTGGCCGGGGCGGACCAGGAACTGCTGGACTCGATCGACACGGACCTCAAGAACCTTCCGGGCCTTGACCGCCGGGTGCTGGAACTCAACGCCCAGGAGCCCTACCGCCTCAAGCTCACCTGCATCAAGGCCAAGCTCCTCAATACGGCCAAGCGCGTGGCGGCAGGCTCGTCCCACCAGCAGGGCCGCGACTACACGTCCACTGCCGGTCTCCTCGCCGAGCTCGGCCTGCTGGGGACGTCCCTGCGCAACCACCACGCCGGACTTGCCGCTGACGGCGCCCTGGCCCGCGTCCGCCGCGCCATCGCCTCCTTCGGCCTGCACCTCGCCACGCTGGACATCCGCGAACACGCCGACCACCACCACGACGCCGTCGGGCAGCTCATGGACCGCCTCGGCGGCCCCGGCGTGCAGTATTCCGAACTCAGCCGCGCCGAGCGCCTCGAGGTGCTGGGAGCCGAGCTGGGCTCCCGCCGTCCGCTGTCCGGCCACCCGATTAAGCTCGACGGCGTCGCTGACGGTACGTACGACGTCTTCCGTGAGATCCGCCGGGCCCTGAAGACCTACGGCCCCGACGTCATCGAGACGTACATCATTTCCATGACCCGCGGTGCCGACGACGTCCTGGCCGCGGCCGTGCTTGCCCGCGAGGCAGGCCTCATCAGCCTCTTCGGCGAAGCACCGTACGCCAAGATCGGCTTTGCGCCGCTGCTGGAAACGGTGGAGGAGCTGCGGGCCTCGGCCGAGATCGTGGACCAGCTGCTGTCCGATCCTTCCTACCGGGAACTGGTCC
This genomic window from Arthrobacter sp. 24S4-2 contains:
- a CDS encoding NADPH-dependent F420 reductase — protein: MKIAVLGTGFAGRTVAAGLAKLGHEVVIGTRDPHATLARTEPGAMGTPPFAQWRAQHVDVALAAYPEAASAAEIIVNLTNGQGSIDALTAAGAENLAGKILIDIANPLDLSQGFPPSLKPVNTDSLGEQIQRAFPEARVVKTLNNMQSGLIADPGRVAGGEHSVFVSGNDAAAKSAVTSLLQSLGHRDVIDLGDITTARGPEMMMPVWLRIFTALGTPDFNFKIVR
- a CDS encoding DUF1684 domain-containing protein, giving the protein MNTAPDAQLDRWNRFRANRNKALASEYGWLTLTSFQWLESQPAAVDLVPGRWSTDGTTAFLTAGAADGLTLAETGEPVDGTISAALADEESLMWVQFGGGDGKQVLVELAMRAGKYAIRTRDSRSPVFTEFDGVPTFAYRPDLVIEAEFRPYPAPVDVPIGTANPLVDGVHRSVGELVFRLPGKDHECHLQAEEEKLGALTVTFHDETNGDSTDEWRKVSMARPRVDSSGKASVVLDFNRAINYPSAFTPYGTCPMPVRNNSLDYRIEAGERQPGLAD
- a CDS encoding iron ABC transporter substrate-binding protein, which produces MKIRTNALAGIALAATAALGLAACGSGSSTPAASTAAADGKASGEITVYNAQHESLTKEWIDAFTAETGVKVTVRQGDDTEMSNQIVQEGAASPADVFLTENSPAMAQVENAGLFADVDKATIDQVPTEFRPSTGKWTGIAARSTVLVYDKAKLSEDKLPKSMLDLAKPEWKGKWAASPSGADFQAIVSALLELKGEAAAEEWLKGMKENFKAYKGNSTAMKAVNAGEVDAALIYHYYYYGDQAKTGENSKNVTPYYFKNQDPGAFVSVSGGGVLKSSKNAAAAQAFLKFITGKKGQEVLQKGTSFEYAVASDVPSNDKLVPIKELQAPTVDPAKLNSQKVSELMTKAGLL
- a CDS encoding iron ABC transporter permease; the protein is MPIDLAAPETSGSTTTAGRGKRPRPPFGVSAVAIIAVLIALFSLIPLGYVIVMTAATGWETAVGLIFRERVGELLLNTLLLMAVTVPLCVVLGVGGAWLVERTGLRGHTWWAVLLAAPLAIPAFVNSYAWVSAVPSMGGLWSGVLIATLSYFPLVYIPAAATLSRLDPAIEQSAASLGLGAWRTFFRVVLPQLRIAMTGGALLVSLHLLAEYGAFAMIRFDTFTTAIMVQYQSTFNGTAGNMLASVLVFFCLILLVVEVRGRGTARYARVGSGAQARALRLPLHAYQVPAQLFLAGLTALAFGLPLTFVLRWVFAGGAEIWSTDEFLPALLQTLGYGLTGALATTVVAFPMAYLAVRHPSWFSKALELSNYVTSSMPGIVVGLAFVTVSIRVAPGFYQTTVLLIAAYVLLFLPRALVNLRAGLAQAPKELDEAAQALGKPPLLAFIRVTLRLSAPAAAGGAALVFLAIVNELTATLLLSPNGTRTLATEFWSKSSEIDYAGAAPYALLMILISAPMTYLLFQQSKKVAGQ
- a CDS encoding SDR family NAD(P)-dependent oxidoreductase — translated: MDIKGTVALITGGASGLGAATAKRLSDAGASVVLVDLPSSQGESYAAELNEAVLNARGAALNVPGAAGAVFVPADVTSEEQVQAAVDAAVALGPLRIVVNCAGIATPGKVLGRDGVLPLDAFNRVIQINLVGTFNVIRLAAAAMAATEPALTELGGPERGVIINTASVAAFDGQIGQPAYAASKGAVAAMTLPIARELARSLIRVVTIAPGIFETPMMAGLPQEAQDSLGSQVPHPSRLGRPAEYANLAAHIVENAMLNGETIRLDGAIRMGPK
- a CDS encoding glycoside hydrolase family 76 protein, which gives rise to MTAPNAASAPADWSARADEAARSVTRMFGQRLFFLPGTHIAAIERPSSRLKNLARPWHYWWQAHYVDCLVDAGRRELARGARFDDGNRPSAGRLASQLVTGIRLRNFLTFVNNYYDDMAWLALSTLRLEKLADETRMRGRRRNARVRRSLTLQFDSASTDDLGGGTFWSKKRNFKNTPATAPVALYYARTGNSARAQMLVDWLHAKLFDPAQGMYQDGLRINSDGGVLLEAAIYTYNQGPVLGALLELGGPANLERAAALVDAVARHLTRPAVQAAGRTAAVLRCDGTGDGGLFTGILARYLALAANDQRLPGPTRATAAALVIETAQAFWDGRRPVRAGESLERKGAHQGAQLVFSVFPETPADGTYPPGATVELSTQLQAWMVLEAAAVVSGPALQPNPAN
- a CDS encoding acyl-CoA dehydrogenase family protein, encoding MTSGQPAPAADAVDALPTADFFGFESLLSQQEQRKLGELREFLAAEIAPYATEWWNNAEFPAHILPKLAALELSAPAQRGYSHLFAGLVIAEMTRVDTSIATFFLVHHDLFVESLYGFGSEEQKTRLLDDAANLRTTGAFALTEPEHGSDVAGGMETRARRVSGAAGDYWVLNGAKRWIGNGTFCDYMLVWARDEADGAIRGFIVDAALPGVKRSRIEHKIALRTVQNADIVFRDVRVAEADRFAGIGSFEDTNELLRGSRIMVAWQAVGQQLAAFDVARQHAVERQQFGRPLAKFQLIQQQLVTMLGNAVASMGMMVRIAQLQQDGSADMAQVALAKSYTSARMRETVAMGRSLLGGNGIVTDYRMAKIFADAEAIYTYEGSFEINTLIVGRAVTGVSAIV
- a CDS encoding YdeI family protein, which codes for MAIELEELLVKDADEWRAWLEQHHATSPGVWLVLHKKGGNATELDYEAALQDALCFGWIDGQSKRRDDESSFQRMTRRGPKSVWSARNVDRIEKLEAAGRMTAAGRAAAEAAKADGRWEAAYSGQASAELPEDLAAAIAAEPRAQAMFDVLTSVNRYALIYRTNSVKQAATRERKIKGFVEMLARGETPYPQKKRPTGDQ
- a CDS encoding ABC transporter ATP-binding protein, coding for MAPSTNSHLEIEAVTKNFGSQAVLKGVNLSVAKGGTTAIVGPSGSGKTTLLRLIAGFEHPDTGSISLNGTRVAGDGSWVPAHKRQVGYVAQDGALFPHLTVGQNISFGLSAGKLSGGRREVAARVNGLLEMVSLDPSMAKRRPHQLSGGQQQRVALARALAREPELMLLDEPFSALDAGLRVATRRAVAKVLNEAGVTTILVTHDQAEALSFADQVAVMRGGRLAQIGNPFVVYTRPADRATAEFLGDAVILDAWMEGSLATCSLGGIPVRRPPAQGRVQLMLRPEQIRIAEDGPIRGVVVDTDYFGPETTVRLKLAVPPELAAGATPDHRFPGGGEVITIRHWNASIARPGMELCLRVVGEAVAFPLDPSGE